Proteins from a single region of Streptomyces glaucescens:
- the era gene encoding GTPase Era, giving the protein MSVRSQSSEQPAEEVHRAGFACFVGRPNAGKSTLTNALVGQKVAITANQPQTTRHTVRGIVHRPDAQLILVDTPGLHKPRTLLGERLNDVVRTTWAEVDVIGFCLPANEKIGPGDRFIAKELAGIRKSPKVAIVTKTDLVDSKALAEQLIAVDQLGKELGIEWAQIVPVSATANKQVDLLADLLIPLLPEGPALYPEGDLTDEPEQVMIAELIREAALEGVRDELPHSIAVVVEEMLPREDRPADKPLLDIHANVYIERPSQKGIIIGPKGKRLKEVGIKSRKQIEALLGTPVFLDLHVKVAKDWQRDPKQLRKLGF; this is encoded by the coding sequence ATGAGCGTTCGCAGCCAGTCATCCGAACAGCCGGCCGAAGAAGTCCACCGGGCCGGTTTCGCGTGCTTCGTGGGGCGCCCCAACGCGGGCAAGTCCACCCTCACGAACGCTCTGGTCGGGCAGAAGGTGGCGATCACCGCCAACCAGCCGCAGACGACCCGGCACACCGTACGGGGCATCGTGCACCGCCCGGACGCCCAGCTCATCCTGGTGGACACCCCCGGTCTCCACAAGCCGCGCACGCTGCTGGGCGAACGGCTGAACGACGTCGTCCGCACCACCTGGGCCGAGGTCGACGTCATCGGTTTCTGCCTGCCGGCGAACGAGAAGATCGGCCCCGGTGACCGCTTCATCGCGAAGGAGCTGGCGGGGATCAGGAAGTCCCCGAAGGTCGCCATCGTCACCAAGACGGACCTCGTCGACTCCAAGGCCCTCGCCGAGCAGCTGATCGCCGTCGACCAGCTCGGCAAGGAGCTGGGCATCGAGTGGGCGCAGATCGTCCCTGTGTCGGCGACCGCGAACAAGCAGGTCGACCTGCTGGCCGACCTCCTGATCCCGCTGCTGCCCGAGGGCCCCGCCCTCTACCCCGAGGGCGACCTCACCGACGAGCCCGAGCAGGTCATGATCGCGGAGCTGATCCGCGAGGCGGCCCTGGAGGGCGTCCGCGACGAGCTGCCGCACTCCATCGCGGTGGTCGTCGAGGAGATGCTGCCCCGCGAGGACCGCCCCGCCGACAAGCCCCTGCTGGACATCCACGCCAACGTCTACATCGAGCGCCCCAGCCAGAAGGGCATCATCATCGGCCCCAAGGGCAAGCGCCTGAAGGAGGTCGGCATCAAGTCCCGCAAGCAGATCGAGGCCCTGCTCGGCACGCCGGTCTTCCTCGACCTGCACGTGAAGGTCGCGAAGGACTGGCAGCGCGACCCGAAGCAGCTGCGCAAGCTGGGCTTCTGA
- a CDS encoding cytidine deaminase: MTDTSALDPEDRKIVTLARSARARNGVPEGAAVRDETGRTYVAGTVDLDSLKLSALRTAVAMAVASGAKSLEAAAVVTEAETASDADRAAVRDLGGPQTPVLVAGPDGTVRETVTAG, from the coding sequence ATGACCGACACCAGCGCGCTCGACCCCGAGGACCGCAAGATCGTCACCCTGGCCCGTTCCGCGCGGGCCCGCAACGGCGTGCCCGAGGGAGCCGCCGTACGCGACGAGACGGGCCGCACGTACGTCGCCGGGACCGTGGACCTGGACTCGCTGAAGCTGAGCGCCCTGCGCACGGCGGTGGCGATGGCGGTGGCGTCCGGGGCCAAGTCGCTGGAGGCGGCGGCCGTCGTGACGGAGGCGGAGACGGCGTCGGACGCGGACCGGGCGGCCGTGCGGGACCTGGGCGGCCCGCAGACTCCGGTGCTGGTCGCGGGTCCGGACGGGACGGTCCGGGAGACGGTGACGGCGGGCTGA
- a CDS encoding TerB family tellurite resistance protein, whose amino-acid sequence MLPERGRDGRVTGLSRMLGTRTAWTPVGDGEFFCPGCGGDRNYQRLTGRRRFTLLGLPVLPRGASGPVVECAACRRHYGTEVLDHPTTTRFSAMLRDAVHTVALAVLAAGGAGSRSALETAAQAVRAAGFDDCTEERLAALVEALEADTGRITGEPCGPGLAIELHEALDPLAPHLAPAGRESILLQGARIALADGPYTTAEREALATVGAALTITADEVNRLLVAARTPS is encoded by the coding sequence GTGCTGCCAGAACGGGGACGAGACGGCCGTGTCACCGGCCTTTCGCGCATGCTGGGCACCCGTACCGCATGGACGCCCGTGGGCGACGGGGAGTTCTTCTGCCCCGGCTGCGGCGGCGACCGCAACTACCAGCGGCTCACCGGACGCCGCCGGTTCACCCTGCTGGGCCTGCCGGTGCTGCCCCGCGGCGCGAGCGGGCCGGTCGTCGAGTGCGCGGCCTGCCGCCGGCACTACGGCACCGAGGTCCTCGACCACCCCACCACCACCCGCTTCTCCGCGATGCTCCGGGACGCCGTGCACACCGTCGCCCTCGCCGTGCTCGCCGCGGGCGGCGCCGGATCCCGCAGCGCGCTGGAGACCGCCGCGCAGGCGGTGCGCGCGGCCGGGTTCGACGACTGCACCGAGGAGCGGCTGGCCGCCCTCGTCGAGGCTCTGGAGGCGGACACCGGCCGGATCACCGGCGAGCCCTGCGGCCCCGGGCTGGCCATAGAGCTGCACGAGGCGCTGGACCCGCTGGCCCCGCACCTCGCGCCCGCCGGACGCGAATCGATCCTGCTCCAGGGCGCCAGGATCGCCCTCGCGGACGGTCCGTACACCACCGCCGAACGCGAGGCGCTGGCCACGGTGGGTGCCGCCCTCACCATCACCGCCGACGAAGTGAACCGCCTGCTCGTGGCGGCGCGCACGCCGTCCTGA
- a CDS encoding protealysin inhibitor emfourin — MRIQVRRTGGFAGIERYAEIDTTGRPDAEEWRALAERALAAGHATRPAGVPDGFGYEITVDGRTVHASDPRLTDDLRALVTRVLKEGA; from the coding sequence ATGCGAATTCAGGTGAGGCGCACGGGCGGTTTCGCGGGGATCGAGCGGTACGCCGAGATCGACACCACCGGCCGTCCCGACGCCGAGGAGTGGCGGGCCCTGGCCGAGCGGGCGCTGGCCGCCGGGCACGCCACCCGCCCGGCGGGCGTGCCGGACGGCTTCGGCTACGAGATCACCGTGGACGGCCGGACGGTCCACGCGAGCGACCCCCGGCTGACGGACGACCTGCGGGCGCTGGTCACCCGCGTCCTGAAGGAGGGCGCGTGA
- a CDS encoding M4 family metallopeptidase codes for MSTLGGHEPVFCTVVPPHLLDKLARSGNPAVSGPARRTLVRDSELRGRRRVTSEFRLAAAPAVKAPSDRPLRTVYDAGNRTALPGTKVRGEGDEPGGDATVNRAYAGLGATFELFLKAYGRHSIDDDGLPLDATVHYDEDYANAFWNGEQMVFGDGDGEVFLDFTLPVDVIGHELTHGVTQYTANLTYYGQPGALNESMSDVFGSLIKQYTLGQTAGEADWLIGEGLLAPGVNGVALRSMKAPGTAYDDDVLGKDPQPATMEDYVRTGRDNGGVHINSGIPNHAFYLAATALGGHAWEKAGRIWYDVLTGGDLTERARFTDFATLTVRAARERYGDGGDEHEAVRKAWGQVGVRTL; via the coding sequence ATGAGCACCCTCGGGGGCCACGAGCCCGTCTTCTGCACCGTCGTACCGCCGCACCTCCTCGACAAGCTGGCCCGCTCCGGCAACCCGGCCGTCTCCGGGCCGGCCCGCCGCACCCTGGTCCGCGACAGCGAACTACGCGGGCGGCGCCGGGTGACCAGCGAGTTCCGCCTCGCCGCCGCACCCGCCGTCAAGGCCCCCTCGGACCGGCCGCTGCGCACCGTCTACGACGCCGGGAACCGCACCGCGCTGCCCGGCACCAAGGTGCGCGGCGAGGGCGACGAGCCGGGCGGGGACGCCACCGTGAACCGCGCCTACGCCGGTCTCGGTGCCACCTTCGAGCTGTTCCTCAAGGCCTACGGCCGCCACTCGATCGACGACGACGGCCTGCCCCTGGACGCCACCGTCCACTACGACGAGGACTACGCCAACGCCTTCTGGAACGGCGAGCAGATGGTGTTCGGCGACGGGGACGGCGAGGTCTTCCTCGACTTCACCCTGCCGGTCGACGTCATCGGCCACGAACTCACCCACGGCGTCACCCAGTACACGGCGAACCTCACCTACTACGGCCAGCCGGGCGCCCTCAACGAGTCGATGTCCGACGTCTTCGGCTCGCTGATCAAGCAGTACACGCTCGGCCAGACCGCCGGCGAGGCCGACTGGCTGATCGGCGAGGGCCTGCTCGCGCCGGGCGTCAACGGGGTGGCGCTGCGCTCGATGAAGGCGCCGGGCACCGCGTACGACGACGACGTGCTCGGCAAGGACCCGCAGCCCGCCACCATGGAGGACTACGTCCGCACCGGCCGCGACAACGGCGGGGTGCACATCAACTCGGGCATCCCCAACCACGCGTTCTACCTGGCGGCCACCGCCCTCGGCGGCCACGCCTGGGAGAAGGCCGGCCGGATCTGGTACGACGTGCTGACCGGCGGGGACCTGACCGAGCGGGCCCGGTTCACGGACTTCGCCACCCTCACCGTCAGGGCCGCCCGGGAGCGCTACGGCGACGGCGGCGACGAGCACGAGGCCGTGCGCAAGGCATGGGGACAGGTGGGGGTGCGCACCCTGTGA
- a CDS encoding GH1 family beta-glucosidase, with product MPRFPAGFLWGVSTSAHQIEGAADEREPSVWDAFTAEPGRVKDGSTAAVACDHYHRHREDVALLAGLGVDAYRFSVSWPRVRAPRGLDFYDRLVDDLCAAGVRPVPTLFHWDLPLGLDWLERDTAARFADHVGVVAERLGDRVGTWITLNEPAEHTLLGHALGVHAPGRRLLFDALPAAHHQLLAHGLAVGALRAAGARDIGIANSHGPTWPASEDPADMAAADFYDILLNRLFAEPVLLGAYPAGLGELMPGDVAADLEVIAEPVDWYGVNYYAPTKVGAPRDTGTDVGGVRMPAELPFSVREIEDRPRTDFGWPVVPEGLTELLTGFRDRYGDRLPPVIITENGCSYDGLDDRDRIGYLDGHIRALHEAMTAGVDVRGYFVWSLLDNFEWAEGYARRFGLVHVDYATLARTPKASYHWFREVLRAQR from the coding sequence ATGCCCCGGTTCCCCGCCGGTTTCCTGTGGGGCGTGTCGACCTCGGCCCACCAGATCGAGGGGGCGGCCGACGAACGGGAGCCGTCCGTGTGGGACGCGTTCACCGCCGAGCCGGGGCGGGTGAAGGACGGCTCGACGGCGGCGGTGGCCTGCGACCACTACCACCGCCACCGTGAGGACGTCGCCCTCCTGGCCGGCCTCGGCGTGGACGCGTACCGCTTCTCGGTCTCCTGGCCACGCGTGCGGGCTCCGCGGGGCCTGGACTTCTACGACCGCCTCGTCGACGACCTGTGCGCGGCGGGCGTCCGCCCGGTCCCCACCCTCTTCCACTGGGACCTGCCGCTCGGCCTGGACTGGCTGGAGCGGGACACGGCCGCCCGGTTCGCCGACCACGTCGGCGTCGTCGCCGAGCGGCTCGGTGACCGGGTCGGCACCTGGATCACCCTCAACGAGCCCGCCGAGCACACCCTGCTGGGGCACGCCCTCGGCGTCCACGCGCCGGGCAGGCGGCTGCTGTTCGACGCGCTGCCGGCCGCCCACCACCAGCTGCTCGCCCACGGGCTCGCGGTCGGCGCCCTGCGCGCGGCCGGCGCCCGCGACATCGGGATCGCCAACTCGCACGGTCCCACCTGGCCCGCGTCCGAGGACCCCGCGGACATGGCGGCGGCGGACTTCTACGACATCCTGCTGAACCGGCTGTTCGCGGAGCCGGTCCTGCTCGGCGCGTACCCGGCGGGACTGGGCGAGCTGATGCCGGGCGACGTGGCGGCCGACCTGGAGGTGATCGCCGAGCCGGTCGACTGGTACGGCGTCAACTACTACGCGCCGACCAAGGTGGGTGCCCCGCGGGACACCGGGACCGACGTCGGCGGCGTCCGGATGCCCGCCGAACTGCCCTTCTCGGTCCGGGAAATCGAGGACCGGCCGCGGACGGACTTCGGCTGGCCCGTGGTCCCGGAGGGGCTGACCGAACTGCTGACCGGCTTCCGCGACCGCTACGGCGACCGGCTCCCCCCGGTGATCATCACCGAGAACGGCTGCTCGTACGACGGCCTCGACGACCGGGACCGGATCGGCTACCTGGACGGCCACATCCGGGCCCTGCACGAGGCGATGACGGCGGGCGTGGACGTGCGCGGCTACTTCGTGTGGTCCCTGCTGGACAACTTCGAGTGGGCGGAGGGGTACGCCCGCCGCTTCGGCCTCGTCCACGTGGACTACGCGACCCTGGCCCGCACCCCGAAGGCGTCGTACCACTGGTTCCGGGAGGTGCTGCGGGCGCAGCGCTGA
- the leuA gene encoding 2-isopropylmalate synthase, whose translation MANRQQPSSMPIHKYGRYEQVDIPDRTWPDQRITKAPRWLSTDLRDGNQSLIDPMSPARKRAMFDLLVKMGYKEIEIGFPASGQTDFDFVRSIIEEEGAIPEDVTISVLTQAREDLIERTVESLKGARRATVHLYNATAPVFRRVVFRGSKDDIRQIAVDGTRLVVEYAEKLLGPETEFGFQYSPEIFTDTELDFALEVCEGVMDVWQPGPDREIILNLPATVERSTPSTHADRFEWMHRNLSRREYVCLSVHPHNDRGTAVAAAELALMAGADRVEGCLFGQGERTGNVDLVTLGMNLFSQGVDPQIDFSDIDEIRRTWEYCNQMEVHPRHPYVGDLVYTSFSGSHQDAIKKGFDAMEADAKARGVTVDDIEWAVPYLPIDPKDVGRSYEAVIRVNSQSGKGGVAYVLKNDHKLDLPRRMQIEFSKIIQAKTDAEGGEVTPKDIWATFEDEYLPNPENPWGRIQVKNGQSTTDRDGVDTLTVEATVDGADTVLTGQGNGPISAFFDALQSIGIDVRLLDYQEHTMSEGASAQAASYIECAIDGKVLWGIGIDANTTRASLKAVVSAVNRAAR comes from the coding sequence ATGGCCAACCGCCAGCAGCCCAGTTCCATGCCGATCCACAAGTACGGCCGCTACGAGCAGGTCGACATCCCGGACCGCACCTGGCCCGACCAGCGGATCACCAAGGCCCCCCGGTGGCTCTCCACCGACCTGCGTGACGGCAACCAGTCCCTGATCGACCCCATGTCCCCGGCGCGCAAGCGGGCCATGTTCGACCTGCTGGTCAAGATGGGCTACAAGGAGATCGAGATCGGCTTCCCGGCCTCCGGCCAGACCGACTTCGACTTCGTGCGCTCGATCATCGAGGAGGAGGGCGCGATCCCCGAGGACGTGACCATCTCCGTCCTCACCCAGGCCCGCGAGGACCTGATCGAGCGGACCGTGGAGTCCCTCAAGGGCGCCAGGCGCGCGACCGTCCACCTGTACAACGCCACCGCCCCGGTCTTCCGCCGGGTCGTCTTCCGCGGCTCGAAGGACGACATCAGGCAGATCGCCGTGGACGGCACGCGACTGGTCGTGGAGTACGCCGAGAAGCTGCTGGGCCCGGAGACCGAGTTCGGCTTCCAGTACAGCCCGGAGATCTTCACCGACACCGAGCTGGACTTCGCGCTGGAGGTCTGCGAGGGCGTCATGGACGTCTGGCAGCCCGGTCCGGACCGCGAGATCATCCTGAACCTGCCGGCCACCGTCGAGCGCTCCACCCCCTCCACCCACGCGGACCGCTTCGAGTGGATGCACCGCAACCTGTCGCGCCGTGAGTACGTCTGCCTGTCCGTGCACCCGCACAACGACCGCGGCACCGCCGTCGCCGCGGCCGAGCTGGCGCTGATGGCCGGCGCCGACCGCGTCGAGGGCTGCCTGTTCGGGCAGGGCGAGCGCACCGGCAACGTCGACCTGGTCACCCTGGGGATGAACCTGTTCTCGCAGGGCGTCGACCCGCAGATCGACTTCTCCGACATCGACGAGATCCGCCGTACCTGGGAGTACTGCAACCAGATGGAGGTCCACCCGCGCCACCCGTACGTGGGCGACCTGGTCTACACGTCCTTCTCCGGCTCCCACCAGGACGCCATCAAGAAGGGCTTCGACGCGATGGAGGCCGACGCGAAGGCCAGGGGCGTCACCGTCGACGACATCGAGTGGGCCGTGCCGTACCTGCCGATCGACCCCAAGGACGTCGGCCGCTCCTACGAGGCGGTCATCCGCGTCAACTCGCAGTCCGGCAAGGGCGGCGTCGCGTACGTCCTGAAGAACGACCACAAGCTGGACCTGCCGCGCCGGATGCAGATCGAGTTCTCCAAGATCATCCAGGCGAAGACCGACGCCGAGGGCGGCGAGGTCACGCCGAAGGACATCTGGGCGACCTTCGAGGACGAGTACCTGCCGAACCCGGAGAATCCCTGGGGTCGGATTCAGGTCAAGAACGGCCAGTCCACCACCGACCGCGACGGCGTCGACACGCTCACCGTGGAGGCCACCGTCGACGGCGCGGACACCGTGCTGACCGGCCAGGGCAACGGTCCCATCTCGGCCTTCTTCGACGCGCTCCAGTCCATCGGGATCGACGTACGGCTGCTGGACTACCAGGAGCACACCATGAGCGAGGGCGCGTCCGCGCAGGCCGCCTCCTACATCGAATGCGCGATCGACGGCAAGGTGCTGTGGGGCATCGGCATCGACGCCAACACCACCCGCGCCTCCCTGAAGGCGGTCGTCTCGGCCGTCAACCGGGCCGCGCGCTGA
- a CDS encoding response regulator codes for MIRVLLADDQTLVRAAFAMLVESAPDMEVVGQAGTGREAVELARSERADLVVMDIRMPDLDGIEATRLIAADEDLAGVKVLVLTTYDTDEHIVEALRAGASGFLVKDTRPAELLDGIRTVAAGEALLSPGPTSRLIARFLRGPAAGPPVAGPDCLSEREREVLTLVARGLNNTETAEALGLSPLTAKTHVSRIMGKLGARDRAQLVIVAYESGLVTPGST; via the coding sequence GTGATCCGAGTCCTGCTCGCCGACGACCAGACCCTCGTGCGGGCCGCGTTCGCGATGCTCGTCGAGTCCGCGCCGGACATGGAGGTGGTCGGTCAGGCCGGCACCGGCCGGGAGGCGGTGGAGCTGGCCCGCAGCGAACGCGCCGACCTGGTCGTGATGGACATCCGGATGCCCGACCTGGACGGCATCGAGGCGACCCGGCTGATCGCCGCCGACGAGGACCTGGCCGGCGTGAAGGTGCTCGTGCTGACCACCTACGACACCGACGAGCACATCGTCGAGGCGCTGCGCGCGGGCGCCTCCGGCTTCCTGGTCAAGGACACCAGGCCCGCCGAACTGCTCGACGGGATCCGCACCGTCGCGGCGGGCGAGGCGCTGCTGTCGCCCGGCCCGACCTCGCGGCTCATCGCCCGCTTCCTGCGCGGCCCCGCGGCCGGACCGCCGGTGGCCGGCCCCGACTGCCTCTCGGAACGGGAGCGGGAGGTGCTGACCCTGGTGGCGCGCGGCCTCAACAACACGGAGACCGCCGAGGCCCTGGGCCTGAGTCCGCTGACCGCGAAGACCCACGTCAGCCGCATCATGGGCAAGCTGGGGGCCCGGGACCGGGCCCAGCTGGTGATCGTGGCGTACGAGTCGGGGCTGGTGACACCGGGGAGCACGTGA
- a CDS encoding sensor histidine kinase yields MEDEPVPEAARRPRIGERIMAAVNRDPRTAPHATRNDILLALAVTTHAVVVALVTDPARRPDALGWALLLAAQVPVVWRRRHAVPVLAAEAALLLPYHALDNNHTAPLAVSVVAVYSLAVTCRPLYTVLTTGAALTVSLSVMTLVSRQQAVEALRISGWVFAVVFVGIDVRYYRQYVAAIVERAERAERTREEEARRRVAEERLRIARDLHDLLAHSITLIGVQTSVAAHVLHADPGRLDRAAVAKALDDIAETCRTARGELRTTLEVLRDPGGPDARDPLPGLHGLADLAEAARAAGAKAELDVRAGQVPPAVGAAAYRIVQEALTNAVRHGGRAGLTVGVRVWDDRHALHVRVTDDGAGAGTGSPGFGLVGMRERARSVGGTLDAGPGRERGFEVRAVLPLRTAGERREPEER; encoded by the coding sequence ATGGAGGATGAGCCGGTGCCCGAAGCTGCCCGCAGACCCCGTATCGGCGAACGGATCATGGCGGCGGTCAACCGCGATCCGCGCACCGCCCCGCACGCCACCCGCAACGACATCCTGCTCGCCCTCGCGGTCACCACCCACGCCGTCGTCGTCGCCCTCGTCACCGACCCGGCCCGGCGGCCGGACGCGCTCGGCTGGGCGCTGCTGCTCGCCGCGCAGGTGCCGGTCGTGTGGCGGCGGCGCCACGCGGTGCCGGTGCTGGCCGCGGAAGCCGCCCTGCTGCTGCCGTACCACGCCCTCGACAACAACCACACCGCCCCCCTCGCCGTCTCGGTCGTCGCGGTGTACAGCCTCGCCGTCACCTGCCGGCCCCTGTACACCGTGCTCACCACCGGCGCGGCCCTGACCGTGTCGCTGAGCGTCATGACGCTGGTCAGCAGGCAGCAGGCCGTCGAGGCGCTGCGGATCTCCGGCTGGGTGTTCGCCGTGGTCTTCGTCGGCATCGACGTGCGCTACTACCGGCAGTACGTCGCCGCCATCGTCGAACGCGCCGAACGCGCCGAACGCACCCGCGAGGAGGAGGCCCGCCGCCGGGTCGCCGAGGAACGGCTGCGCATCGCCCGCGACCTGCACGACCTGCTGGCGCACAGCATCACCCTGATCGGCGTGCAGACCTCCGTCGCCGCCCACGTGCTGCACGCCGACCCCGGCCGCCTGGACCGGGCCGCCGTCGCGAAGGCCCTCGACGACATCGCCGAGACCTGCCGCACCGCGCGCGGCGAACTGCGCACCACCCTGGAGGTGCTGCGCGATCCGGGCGGACCCGACGCACGCGATCCGCTGCCCGGGCTGCACGGGCTGGCGGACCTGGCGGAGGCGGCCCGGGCGGCGGGTGCGAAGGCGGAACTGGACGTGCGGGCCGGTCAGGTGCCGCCCGCCGTCGGGGCCGCCGCCTACCGGATCGTGCAGGAGGCGCTGACGAACGCCGTGCGGCACGGCGGACGCGCCGGTCTCACCGTGGGCGTCCGGGTCTGGGACGACCGGCACGCCCTGCACGTGCGGGTCACCGACGACGGGGCGGGCGCCGGGACGGGCAGCCCCGGGTTCGGGCTCGTCGGGATGCGGGAACGGGCCCGCAGCGTGGGTGGCACCCTGGACGCCGGGCCCGGCCGGGAGCGGGGCTTCGAGGTACGGGCCGTACTGCCGTTGCGGACGGCGGGAGAGCGCCGGGAGCCGGAGGAGCGTTGA
- a CDS encoding S8 family peptidase, giving the protein MAKIKVLLEIEPPHAEQPEGFGAFREAVASGTSAFDQALPGLDLVAGLGVEPDERFVPVPMFSAPRQGEGGPQEPLGALLEFAVPETNPDIAPTSVVLPVEVAPTRLAELRERDGVVVWPSSPLHLYAEDERGPGADVQAQAFDLARSVTGLDCRPFRQGVSIDTVRALLGVTRPWQDGFRGQNIVVGILDEGVNGQVYPVSGGFTSPGAALQPGAAPITSHGSMCAADILVAAPAARLYDYPFLGHPDSGEALTMFQAVLEHRRLDGTPHLTNNSYGFTGVPRRDQVPGHEIWDLDHPLHRKVREVVASGAAAFFAAGNCGAQCPSGNCHRSGIGPGRSVHASNSLAEVITVAAVNSRGERVGYSSQGPGMFEEKKPDLACYTHFFGNFGPGRPGGEPAPPRSPFDNGTSAATPVAAGVAALLLSAFPELTPEGLREALLAGLVNPTGKVWDAGYGRGIVNAAASYSFLLRKT; this is encoded by the coding sequence ATGGCCAAGATCAAAGTGCTGCTCGAGATCGAACCGCCCCACGCCGAGCAACCCGAAGGCTTCGGTGCCTTCCGGGAGGCCGTCGCATCCGGGACATCGGCGTTCGACCAGGCCCTCCCCGGGCTCGACCTGGTGGCCGGGCTGGGCGTGGAGCCGGACGAGAGGTTCGTGCCCGTCCCCATGTTCAGCGCACCCCGGCAAGGAGAGGGCGGGCCCCAGGAGCCGCTCGGCGCCCTGCTGGAGTTCGCGGTCCCGGAGACCAACCCGGACATCGCACCGACCTCGGTGGTCCTCCCCGTGGAAGTCGCCCCCACCAGGCTGGCGGAGCTGCGGGAGCGCGACGGTGTCGTCGTATGGCCGAGCTCCCCGCTCCACCTGTACGCGGAGGACGAGCGAGGGCCGGGCGCGGACGTCCAGGCACAGGCGTTCGACCTCGCCCGCTCGGTCACCGGCCTCGACTGCCGGCCGTTCCGGCAGGGGGTCTCCATCGACACCGTCCGGGCCCTGCTGGGCGTCACCCGGCCGTGGCAGGACGGCTTCCGCGGGCAGAACATCGTCGTCGGCATCCTCGACGAGGGCGTGAACGGACAGGTCTACCCGGTCTCCGGCGGCTTCACCAGTCCCGGAGCCGCCCTCCAGCCGGGGGCCGCCCCGATCACCAGCCACGGCTCGATGTGCGCCGCGGACATCCTCGTCGCCGCGCCCGCGGCGCGGCTGTACGACTACCCCTTCCTCGGGCACCCCGACTCCGGTGAGGCGCTGACCATGTTCCAGGCGGTGCTGGAGCACCGCAGGCTCGACGGCACGCCGCACCTGACCAACAACAGCTACGGGTTCACCGGCGTCCCGCGCCGCGACCAGGTGCCCGGGCACGAGATCTGGGACCTCGACCACCCGCTCCACCGCAAGGTGCGCGAGGTGGTGGCGTCCGGCGCGGCGGCGTTCTTCGCGGCGGGCAACTGCGGCGCGCAGTGCCCGAGCGGCAACTGCCACCGCAGCGGCATCGGCCCCGGACGCTCCGTCCACGCGTCCAACAGCCTCGCGGAGGTCATCACCGTCGCCGCGGTCAACAGCCGCGGGGAGCGCGTCGGTTACTCCTCGCAAGGACCCGGGATGTTCGAGGAGAAGAAGCCCGACCTCGCCTGCTACACGCACTTCTTCGGGAACTTCGGCCCGGGCCGCCCCGGCGGGGAGCCGGCGCCCCCGAGGTCGCCCTTCGACAACGGGACCTCGGCGGCCACACCGGTCGCGGCAGGCGTCGCGGCGCTGCTGCTGTCCGCGTTCCCCGAGCTGACCCCGGAAGGGCTGCGCGAGGCTCTGCTGGCCGGGCTGGTCAACCCGACGGGCAAGGTCTGGGACGCCGGCTACGGGCGTGGCATCGTGAACGCGGCGGCTTCGTACTCGTTCCTGCTGCGGAAGACCTGA
- a CDS encoding helix-turn-helix transcriptional regulator has translation MSRRARVSPAEAGLPDGGARRRTPGLRREEVAVLAGVGASWYQWLEQGRDISVSPQVLDAVARVLRLSNAERRHLYVLAGLNPPAPEVAPEKRDRCDGLRRLIDTWMPYPAHIMDMYYNCVMYNDAAATVLGMRPGQTQNCVVDYFTDPMYRSRARNWERNARTVVAQFRAACSACPDDEGFQEVLARVKESSPEFTRLWEERDIEDAGQIRKELDHPLAGLLVVESTAMKVPARPDLTIVLHTPLDEANTAAKLEWLASPEGRRGAMYPVAG, from the coding sequence ATGAGCCGGCGGGCCCGGGTGAGCCCGGCCGAGGCGGGCCTGCCGGACGGCGGCGCGCGGCGCCGTACGCCCGGGCTGCGGCGGGAGGAGGTCGCCGTGCTCGCCGGCGTGGGCGCCTCCTGGTACCAGTGGCTGGAGCAGGGCCGGGACATCTCCGTCTCGCCGCAGGTCCTGGACGCGGTCGCCCGGGTGCTGCGGCTGAGCAACGCCGAACGCCGGCACCTGTACGTGCTCGCCGGCCTCAACCCGCCCGCGCCCGAAGTCGCCCCCGAGAAGCGGGACCGGTGCGACGGGCTGCGGCGGCTGATCGACACCTGGATGCCGTATCCGGCGCACATCATGGACATGTACTACAACTGCGTGATGTACAACGACGCCGCCGCCACGGTGCTCGGCATGCGCCCCGGCCAGACGCAGAACTGCGTCGTCGACTACTTCACCGACCCCATGTACCGATCCCGCGCCCGGAACTGGGAGCGCAACGCGCGCACGGTCGTCGCCCAGTTCCGGGCCGCCTGCTCGGCCTGCCCCGACGACGAGGGGTTCCAGGAGGTGCTGGCGCGGGTCAAGGAGTCCAGCCCCGAGTTCACCCGGCTGTGGGAGGAGCGGGACATCGAGGACGCCGGGCAGATCCGCAAGGAGCTGGACCACCCGCTGGCCGGTCTGCTCGTCGTGGAGTCGACGGCGATGAAGGTCCCGGCCCGCCCCGATCTGACCATCGTGCTGCACACCCCGCTGGACGAGGCGAACACCGCCGCCAAGCTGGAGTGGCTGGCCTCGCCGGAGGGCCGGCGGGGGGCGATGTACCCCGTGGCGGGGTGA